In Lycium barbarum isolate Lr01 chromosome 9, ASM1917538v2, whole genome shotgun sequence, the DNA window CTTCCTAGTTGAATTTTCACTTGCTTGATATGTCCCTTCTTATACTTTCAGTCTTTGTTTTTTCTTCTACAGACAGTCGAATAATAAAAAAGGGTCAGAAGATAGGGGATGAGCATCTAGGAAATACCTCAAGAGCCTCATAGTATTCTAAGGGCTCGTTTGAATTAGAAAACAAGTTATTCCGGCATTAGTTAACAAGTTATCTCAGGATAACTAATCCTGGGATTAGTTATTCTGGGATTGTTATTCCActtaatcccgggataactaatctcgGAATTAGTTATCCCAAGATTTTATTCtaaccaaacgtgggataaggcgggactaaatttttatcccagaACTATTTTTGTTTATCCaccataccaaacgacccctaagggtATCACTTAAccgtttaaaaaaaaatctattttgcCAGTTTGGACTGGTCACCTAGCTAGATCATCTATCTTTTACTATTTTGACTATCATAATTGATAGTTATAAtatactagcaaactatgcccgtgcgatgcacgggtcccaacatgattaatttgattactcactttagttaatctttatggtttgtatattttgcaaaggatatagcgattctccttagtgagtcttcatattttattttttttcctcttaatttctcaattgttgttaaaatttatcttattttggttatgtccgtccttttttatatttagtaagttgacaaatCAAATATCATACATGTTAAGTTTATactcacaagattcaaaggatattttattatattatacacatttttaatttagaaccacaagattcaaaagtgtatctatatttcttaaactctgtgtgtagtcaaacttagacacttaaattgatacagagggagtatatgccaaatgaaggaaatgaaaggacaattgagacactacGTTAGATCTAATTAACAAAGAAATTTGTAGAGTAAACTCACCAAAATTAATAGCAAAACTCTAATTTAAActggaaaaattaaaagaaaatcttAAATTCAGAGTACCAACTATATGAACCACCAAGCAGCCCAGAGAAAAATCAGATCGAGCGAGTGAAGAACGGAGAAGTAGAAGAAAGGCTGAGAGACCACCGGAATATTGAAGAAGAAACACATTACTCACTTTATTTAGTCtttatgatttgtatattttgcaaaagaCACCGCAATTTCCTTAGTGAATCttcatattttgtttcttttcctcttattttccccttaatttctcaattgttgttaaaatttgtcttattttgattatgtccgcctctttttatatttagtaagttggcaattcaaatatcctacatgtcaagtttataatcacaagattcaaaggatattttattatattatacacatttttaatttataaccacaagattcaaaagtctatctttatttcttaaattccgtgtctAATCAAACTTAGGCActtaaattgagatggagggagtatatgccaaatgaaggaaataaaTGGACAATTGAGATATTGCGGACAcagggacttaaaaagtaaatgcacaagaggtagaattaatgttaaactttCTAAAatatacacatgttagtccctacTTAGAGTATAGTTTCATGTGCTTACTATAATAGAGTAATAAAACGAAGTGTAAAGTAAAGAAATATGATAACGTAAAAGTGGAATACACGTGTACAGAGAATAGGTGACAAACCAACTAGTAGTAGTTGTTAAATGAAGTGGACCCAACacttaaaaaaaagaaagaaatcaagTACAATTAAAATAAGTCCAAATTTAGTGTACAACTTAGACAGCTTTTTGTACAATTTGTCTATTGTGTTCATCCTCTTTTGccacttatatataataataatactacCAGAGAATTGCAAAGAAGAATAAAATAAACAACAAAATGAAAAACTAAATATCAAAGCAAAGAGGAGCAATGAAAAAATTAAGAGGAGAAGCGATTAAGCGAAGAAGCAATCCACAAATGAaactccttagtgagtctccatattctgtttcttttcctcttatttttcccttaatttctcaattgttgttaaaatttatcttattttggttatgtccgcctctttttatatttagtaagttgacaattcaaatatcctacatgttaagtttataatcacaagattcaaatgatattttattatattatacacatttttaatttagaaccacaagatttaaaagtctatttttattgtctagtcaaacttagacacttaaattgcgACAGATgaagtatatgccaaatgaagaaaaTGGAAGGACAATTTGAGACACTGCGGATACGTAGGGacctaaaaagtaaacacacaagaggtaacattaatgttaaacttctgaaatgtacgcATGTTAATCCCTACTTAGAGTATAATTTTATGTGCTTTTTATAATAGAGTAATAAAATGGAGGTAAAAGTGGAATACACGCGTACAAGTAAGTATTTGCTGAAGAAAACCTCTAGAAATCAAGGAAAGAGGTGTTATGTGGAAAATTGAAGGAAACATGATTTGTGAGTGTGTACAGGTGTTGTGCTGAAATAGAAATACAGTACACGTGTGATGACCCGCCATGTCATCATGCCACCTAGGCACCACATGGAACTATTTTTGCCATGTAGGAAGCTTATGGATGCTTACATGGAAAGGAGTCTAGCTTAtgtgagaaggttctagagaaatatGGAGATTTCTCATCGAAGACTTTAGAACCTTATGAAATTGCATGGAAAGTCCTTGCAATATtctagttgtgtagagatttctagaataggggTTTATTTATAAATATGTAGGGATTTGtacaataattattatttacatactagtccctaggtgagtagtataaattgGAAGGTCATTCATTTGTAAACAATCAAGCAAAACAATTCAAGTTCTCTCTAATACAAAGCTTTCttagcaaatttctcttgtcttgCTTATCTACCATTTTCTTAGCGATCCTAagtgtagtaatctaggctgacttggtataacaagatcgtgagcaagttgtcaagtgccgcacaTGCGCTTAGTTGAAGAATAAGAATGtgacaacgtggtatcagagcgaaggttACGACTAAGGGAATGACAAACGACGGAGAAATCAACGCTGCTAAAACCCAAGCTAACGTCATCCAGGATGCTGCTTGCAAGAGGGGCCATAACAAAAAGAGGAATGCCGCCAACAAGAGCCAGGAGGTACCATCAGAGGTTGTGCCAAACGAAGGGCTTACATCCTAAGAACCATCTGCCACTGAGGCGAGCGAGCATGAAGTGGAGGCCCTGTCCGAGAACATCTCGCTCGGTAAAGAGTGGGTTATGAAGGTTAATGTGGGGATGGATTCCATCGACATATTTGGCCAACGTTTGGGCAAGGTGGAGGGCACTCTTAGCATTCTTGAGGGGCATACTCTTGAAGAAATTGAAAGCATCTGAAATGACTTGGAAGGATGTATGCAGGCTGAGATTGAGGTAAAGCAAACCATCACTGCCTTAGAGAGCAGAGTCATAGAGGTGTTGAGTACTATCGATGCCATGAAGGCAAAGATAGTGGCACTTGAAGAGCAGGTCAACGTTGGTGTGACCGAGGCAGCCAATAATGTTGTAATGATGAGGgaggctaagatcgaggctccCAAGCCTCCGGTGTTCAAAGGGGTTCGTGATGCACAAGAGGTGGAGAACTTTCTTTGGCACTTGGAGAACTATTTCAGGCATGGGAAAGTGAGGGACGATGAggccaagatcaacaccactgtgttgtacctaacagagactgccatgctatggtggagaagaaaggtCGTCGATGTTGATAGAGGTCTATGCAAAATCAACACGTAGGATCACTTCAAGAGTGAGTTCAAGCGACAATTCTTACCAAGTAATGTCTTGTATGAGGCAAGGCGCAAACTTAGGGAGTTGAAGGAAACGGGGAGCATACGAGACTTACGAGACTATGTCAAGGAGTTTACCACACCCTTATGCTTCAAATTCCCAACCTCACCAATGATGACTTATTGTTTCACTTTATAGACGGGTTGCAAAATTAGGCTAAGCAGGAGTTGCAACGCCGTCAAGTAGCAAACATAGACCAAGCCATAGTGGAGGCCGAGTCTTTGATGGACTTCAGGCATGACAAGCATGACAAAGGCCAAGGCAATGAGTCAAGGGGTAGCGATGCCAAAAGTGGGGAGGACCGTGGCAAGAGCAGGGAGTTGCAACAACCATACTCCAAGACTCAAAGTGCGAACAAGTTCGACGGCAAGAAGTCAAGTGGTCGTCAAGGCTATGTCGAAAAGAAAGTGTTGAACAAGAAGAAAGGATGATACTTATGCAGAGGGACGAACAACTTCAAAAATTTCCCTGACCTGAAGAGCCTTAGCGCTATGGTACATGAAAGTCACGAGCAAACGCTAGGACAGAGTACGGGAATCGCACAGTTGGGGACGATTAGACTATGTGGCACTGTCACGAAGCAAGATAGTCAAATCAACAATAATAAAAACCAGTATGTGGATCTCACCATCAATAAGAAGCCCGCTCATGCACTAGTAGACACTGGGGCGACTCATAATTTTGTGACCGAGGCCGCAGTGAAGAGACTAGAGTTGAAGCTCGCTCCAATTAATGCCCTCGTCAAGACCGTGAATGCTAAGCCAGAAAATTCTCGCGGTATAGCTAATGGCGTTGGTGTCAAGTTGGGTGATATGAAAGGTACGCAAACTTTACCGCCATACTATGGATATCTTTGACATTGTTTTGGGGCAAGAATTCTCTACACATTGCCACGCGATGATCGATCCCTACCTCCAACGCCTCTTGGTCATGGAGCGAGAAGGCGCTTGCATGGTCCCTACAGTGACTATGTTGCATGGATAGGGCCATGCACAGCTTTCAGCTATGCAGCTTGTCAAGGGGCTCAAGAAAGAGGAGCCAACATTCATGGCAACCATTACAAGTTTGGAGGAAGATAATGGTACCCAAGAGACACCGCCGCCTTGAATAGATAATTTGCTCGAAGAAGACAAAGATGGTATTTTCGAAGAGCTACCTAAGCGCTTGCCTCTTAGGCGTAAGCTGGATCACAAGATTGAGTTAGAGCATGAACCGGGAAGGGGTCAAGTCATGCACCGATTACCATCACCGCCTCACACGATAGAGAGATTGAAGCTATCATTGACTACCAGGCCAGGCGGAAACAAGGGCAAGAAACCACCGCCATTTACCCCGTCCATTGGAAGGGGCAATCACCGGAAGAGGTCACATGTGAGCGATACGAAGACTTGTGGCAGTTTAAAAACAAGAGTCGAGAGTTTAAGCAGCAGCAATGCGTCGCGGTCGTCGCGACATCAGGTGGGGGAGAGTGTGATGACTCGCCATGTCATCATGCCACCTAGGCACCACATGGAACTATTTTTGTCATGTAGGAAGcttatgtggatgcttacatAGAAAGGAGGCTAGCCTAtgtgagaaggttctagagaaatatGAAGATTTCTCATGGAAGATTTTAGAACCTTATGGAATTGCATGGAAAGTCCTTGGAATATTCTAGTTatgtagagatttctagaataggggcttATTTATAAATGTATAGGGACTTGtacaataattattatttacatactagtccctaggtgagtagtataaattgGAGGATCATTCATTTGTAAACCATCAAGCAAAACAATTCAAGTTCTCTCTAATACAAAGCTTTCTTAGCAAATTTATCTTGTCTTGCTTATCTACCATTCGCTTAGTGATCCTAAGTGTAGTAATCTAGGTTGACTTgacatagcaagatcgtgagcaagttgtcaAGTTCCGCaagtgcgcttagttgaagactaaggacgtgacaacgtGTGTATAAAGAGACATAACAAATTCAATGACCAATGAGATTGGTCCAAATTTATAGTACAATTGACATTGTTCCTAGTACAATAATTGATTGGAGTGTTAGTACCTTTTTCacgtttatatataatagaaagaaaattCCTAACAGAAGCAAATTGATAGAAAAGATGCATAAATATCATATTCATTTTAATTGATTTTAGTGTTTTGATTTTGGAAGATGGGACCTTAAAAGATTCCCTTCACTACTCACCTGGATGGCAGCAAAGTCCAGTACAGCTATGAGAAAATAACTATCACATGCAAACAATGAATGAATCCTGACATGGTCTTttatactctctccgtctcatcataagtgtcatcttaactaaaaatacgcatattaaaaaattaataatgtaaTGTGAAGTTTATTAAACTattcttatataataaaaataaattatttttccttCTTGATTAAAGCATGCATGAATAGTCTTTTTGACATTGGAAATTCAACAATATCAAGTTACTATGTGTCTTTGTGTTTTGAATACATAAACTTGCCACTTTTTATGTAAGGGTAGAGTTGGAAAAAAAACTAGTTAATTTATGTTTTGGTTTCCTAAAGTGACACACATATTATGGGAcaaatttttttttactaaaatgacacttattatgggacggaaggagtatatgGTAAAACTGAATTTCAATATTGATTGAATTGTGAAAATTAAGGCGCCCGATAAGTAAGGATATTCTTAAAATATCTTTGATCGTCCTCATCTTCACTCTTTTATATAGAAATGAAGTGAAGTGAAAACAGATCTTTGTGCTTTTGCTTACTGAATATGTTTTCTCTAATCATCTAGTATTGTTGGGGGATATCACACGCTGATGATGTAAACCTGTGAATTTCAACTATTccagaaaataaaataaagagtttCTTTTTAAAGTAGAGCTTTACTTTCTAATATTAATTGGTACTCCACTAGTAACAAGGACAAAATTTacaaagaaataaaaagagaaaaatacaTAAGTTGTAGCGCAGACTTGGTCTGCTGAACTTTTGATTAAAAAGTACTAATCTTCGTTATTCTAAAACGATGGTACTTTAAATTTTAGAACCAAGTCAACTGACTACTGCCATGTAATAAAACTCAAAAGGTAGGTTCTAAAGGTCACTTCTATTGTCGTAGCGCATCATATTCTGTTGGCTCCGCCGTGGTTGATGGTTCAGCTTATCGTACTGCTTACAAAAAGTAGTAAAAAAACAGACCTTCCTAACTGAATTCTCACTTGCTTGATTTGTCCCTTCTTATGTTTTCACTCTtgctttggttttttttttcctacCGGCAgtcaaatctatatataatataaaattagGCATAGACAAAATTATGTGACATCTTTCTATGGCTAgcattcatatttatcttttttccttattttattttttactacTTTTTATGTACCTTTGTCACAACATTAAATGACTCAATAATTAAGCAATTACCAACCCTTCTTAGCGGATAAAAACAGTTTTCATTTTTCAATTAAGGGACAGCCGTGCCCATTCAAATTAGAAAATCAAAAGCCTTAGCAGTTTCCCTTTTTCTCATCCTCTTTCATTGAGAATTAAATATCAACATTTGGCATGTTAAATATGGGAAACAGAGAGGAGATTAATTCTATGATTTGTGAAGGATAACTTGCGAAAGGTTGGAGCTTTCAAGAAAGGGGAGGGAAGATAAGGAAAAGATTGCACTCTTAATTGAAGgaagtaaattatttttgatttCTTATTCCTCTGTATTACTTTttgttttatttccttttttttttccagatttggcAGAGTATGAGTTTAAGCATGAGAGTTCCGGTAAAAAaatcttcttttttctttccatttcacTATCGTAGTATTTGTCTTGCGAGTTGAACTTATTTTTCGTTCAATTAACGGTGTagtttgaattttttatttttgtcataTGCCTTAACTGCTCCTTTATATATGATCATCTCGGCCTTTCTTCTTTTGTCTGTTTTCACTGATGAATTCACATGAAAGAATGATGTCGAGCGTAAAAGTAGGAGACATTGTTTTGAGAAAAGGCAAAATCCGTGAGGATTTATTTAGTGAGTTTAAATGAGATTAAACGAATACGTTAAGAAAGAGACGACAGCTAGCAAATAATAATACTTCATAGAGAAAGGAAGAAAGAGGAAggagaaaaaaagagagaaagaaaaaagctACCAAGAAATAAGAAATGAGAAAGTAAAGAAAAAATATGACACATTTGATATGATAACTTTTTccgtttttctccttctttaaaCCTTTTctctaaatgaaaaaaaaaaaaaactagcaaCAAAATAAGACAAGTTAACTAGAATTTAATATATCTAAAAATATAGGAAGTAGTATATACAATATTATTGAGCAAAATTCAAGATTTCTCAAGTTGTACTAAAATAATGAAACGTActgttttttattttcttttggaaTGAAATAAGTCCTAAAAACGACTTATAGTCCTAGATTAACAAAAATATTGAAAATGAAATGTTTCAAAATTATTCGTCTGCGTCAATAATATGTGAGAAGCATCTATAACTAAACTTTGATCGTCtcccatttttatttttaagtggTTCGGTTATACATATTGTTGTGATTTGCTAAAGCATCTTCATGGATAGTAAAATTGCAATGGAATTTATTACATATTTTTATCTTGGGACTTATATCCATCAAATTTTTGATTTACTTTTTCCTATGTCAACAATTCATAAATAGGGGATCATTTGCTCAGTTTTGTCCCTAGAAACACAAAATATTGAATGAAAGATatcattctcttttttttttgttttctgttttttatttttcattataACCGCGCGAAACGCTGATAAATTCACTAGTAATAAAGAAGGGTCAGAAGATAGGGGATGGGCATCTATTAAATACCTCAGGAGCCTCATATTATTCTATCACTTaacctatttttaaaaaaatctattTTGCCTGTATGTATGGACTGGTCACCTAACTAGATCATCTATCTTTCACTATTTTGACTATCATTGTAATTGGTAGTTGTGATACTTTCCTAAAAGAAGCAAATTGATAGGAAAGATGCATaaatatcatattcatattaaatTATTTAAGTGTTCTAAGTTTAAAAGATGAGACCTTAAGAGATTAATAAAAAATTTAGAACACTTTAAATCACGCGCatgtttcttattttttttccctTCACCACTCACCTAAATTAAATGGCAGTGAAGTCCAGTATTGTTGTGACACAATAACTATCACATCAAACAGTTAATGAATGATATTTTATGTATGTTAttgtataatatacataaaatattcaTTTATTATGCATaatagtgtatattttgtatatttggctagAGAATGTAATTCTTTTTTACCGATCAGCCAAATCGGTAACTTGCCCATTAAATTGCACCAAAATACAAAATGTATGTACAAATGGACTAAACCATTGGGCCTAATATAGAGCTAGAAGTAAGTGGCCGTGAAACTGGATGGGCCGAGCTAAGTTGAAGCCCAAGAAAAACAGCTAGTGATGTATCATGTATGGAGAAGTTGCTTGAATTCTGTTCTTTCTCTTCTGTAAAAATCTTTGCAGAGATCTCTTTGTAGAAAGACCAGTCTCGGGTTGTAATAATGGTGATGTTGGCTCTGAAATTGGTGatgaatttctttttattttctcttcCACTTGTCTACTTGCAAGACATATTATTGCTTTCGCCTGCATTTTCATGaacgaaaaaataaataaattactagGAATTACCAATAAAGCAACTCATTTGTTATTAGAAAAGTCATATTTTCAAATTATAGAAATTTTGGTACCGTTATGCCTAATCGCTAATAGTAGATACATAAAAATTACGGCAACTTATTCTAGTTCGGTAAAAGAGTTGGTTCATATTTAATAAATGAGAAATACATAGCTTctgttaattaaaatttaaacagCAATGTCGTTGATCGTTAAAAATAAATGATCAAAGTGATTATTTTTATGGTTATCTCTTTATGATCAAAATAGTATATCTTCTGGTATCATTTTTACaagtaaaaaatatttattcTCGACGCCCACCTCTCTAGACCAAAATGACAAAAGAGTAGGGCATTCAATATTCAAATTGCTAATAAATTTCAGTTCATTGTGTTTGTTTAAATCAAATTAGATCACCTTCCCTGAAAATACCAAGAAGCTGCTTCACTAGTACTAATGGTACCAAAAGACAAAATTCTACTAGCCATTTGCAATTCAGTGAGCAAAGGGTGCACAGAAGGTCCATACAATAAAGCTTCCTTCATCTTTCTCCCTACCCCCTCCACCACCCCCCACGCCCACCCCCacaagggggaaaaaaaaaaaaagagatacaaaaaaaaaagtgaaaaaaactAAGCTAGAGATACACATACCTGAAGTTCGGTAGCATCAGAAACCACAAGTTTGCCATTGTAAAATATGGTTAGCTGATGTTGCGGTTGCTTCTCTAATTCTTGATCCTCCCTATAATAACGAaaagcaaatataaactcaaTACCTATGCATATTACTGATCATTACAAGGACTACTTGTCATGAATGGAAatagctagagagagagagagagacttaCATTGAGAAGTAGGGGGTACTGCAATTCGTAGGAGAAAAAGAAATACAAGGAGGCATAAGGCTGAGTTCCAAGTTAAAATTTCTTCTCATCTTCTTCAAAGATTAAATGATAATCAAGATTTACTTAGAAGTTTGGATCAAGTTGTGATAGGAAGAGAGAATTAATGAATGAAGAAACGGGAGTTTGAATGAATATATACATGATGGTTTTTTTAGATGGGTGAGTTGGTCCACTATGGGGGTATTAGAAAAGTAAAAGCCACGTTTTTAATAGAGTATCCTAGTAGTAGTTGATAAAATGGAGAGATGCCATTGCTAGTTGACAAATAGACGCTTTGAACACGAAA includes these proteins:
- the LOC132609194 gene encoding protein TIFY 5A-like; translation: MRRNFNLELSLMPPCISFSPTNCSTPYFSMEDQELEKQPQHQLTIFYNGKLVVSDATELQAKAIICLASRQVEEKIKRNSSPISEPTSPLLQPETGLSTKRSLQRFLQKRKNRIQATSPYMIHH